Proteins encoded by one window of Serratia nevei:
- the pqqU gene encoding TonB-dependent receptor PqqU: MNKKRPALTPATLLLLQPICIGSALAAEQKDSDTLVVMAQPTGLTELGSPVSVSVIDGETLRNAAPQINLSENLGSVPGLQIQNRQNYAQDLQMSIRGFGSRSMFGVRGVRMYVDGIPATMPDGQGQTSNIDINSVERIEVLRGPYSALYGNASGGVINVDTITGTQPPTLEAGGYFGSDNTWRYGVKATGATGDGTQAGDVNYAISGTRFTTQGYRDHSAARKNLGNGKLGVRLDDVSTLTLMFNSVSIDAGDPGGLTEAEWKANPRQAPRADQYNTRKSLDQTQAGLRYQRQMSERDELTLTAYHGERHTTQYQSIPMGPQLNPTHAGGVIVLERKYQGIDTRWKHEDTLASLPVTLIGGLDYETMTERRQGFENFILRDGTVDYGEKGDQRRNEKNRIWNLDPYLQTSWQLTPHWTLDAGLRYSTVSFDSTDYYITPRNGDDSGSKRYHQWLPMGSLNYKINPAWNVYLSAGRGFETPTINELSYRPDGQSGLNIGLQPSTSDTVELGSKLRLGNGLVSAALFQTDTDNELVVAESSGGRTSYANAGKTRRRGLELALDQEFALDWRLHMAWTLLDATYRSDMCGKAVCTPAQTIPAGNRLPGIARNMGYASLAFAPPEGWHAGAELRYMSDIQANDANSAQAPSYTVAGVNAGYRFTWNRWALDVFSRVDNVFDRRYVGSVIVNEGNGRYFEPAPGRNWGGGATLSYRFE, from the coding sequence ATGAATAAAAAACGTCCCGCCTTGACCCCGGCAACCCTGTTATTGCTGCAGCCGATCTGTATCGGCTCGGCCCTGGCGGCGGAGCAAAAAGACAGCGACACCCTGGTGGTGATGGCGCAACCCACCGGATTGACCGAGCTGGGGTCGCCGGTCTCCGTCAGCGTGATCGACGGCGAAACCCTGCGCAACGCCGCGCCGCAGATTAACCTGTCGGAAAACCTCGGCAGCGTGCCGGGCCTGCAGATCCAAAATCGGCAAAACTATGCGCAGGATCTGCAGATGTCGATACGCGGGTTCGGCAGCCGTTCGATGTTCGGCGTGCGCGGGGTGCGCATGTACGTCGACGGCATTCCCGCCACCATGCCCGACGGCCAGGGGCAAACCTCCAATATCGACATCAATTCCGTCGAACGCATCGAGGTGCTGCGCGGCCCTTATTCCGCGCTGTACGGCAACGCCTCGGGCGGGGTTATCAATGTTGATACGATAACCGGCACCCAGCCGCCGACGCTGGAAGCCGGCGGCTATTTCGGCAGCGACAACACCTGGCGCTACGGGGTGAAAGCGACCGGCGCCACCGGCGACGGTACCCAGGCCGGCGACGTCAACTACGCCATCTCCGGCACCCGCTTTACCACCCAGGGCTACCGCGATCACAGCGCCGCGCGGAAAAACCTCGGCAACGGCAAGCTCGGCGTGCGGCTGGACGACGTCAGCACCCTGACGCTGATGTTCAACAGCGTCTCGATTGACGCCGGCGATCCGGGCGGCCTGACCGAGGCGGAATGGAAGGCCAACCCGCGCCAGGCGCCGCGCGCGGATCAATACAACACCCGCAAATCGCTCGACCAGACCCAGGCCGGCCTGCGCTATCAACGCCAGATGAGCGAGCGCGATGAACTGACCCTGACCGCCTACCACGGCGAGCGCCACACCACGCAATACCAATCAATCCCGATGGGGCCGCAGCTCAACCCCACCCACGCCGGCGGGGTGATCGTGCTGGAAAGAAAATATCAGGGCATTGACACTCGCTGGAAGCATGAGGATACTCTCGCATCGTTACCGGTAACACTGATCGGCGGTCTGGATTATGAAACCATGACCGAACGCCGCCAGGGGTTCGAAAACTTTATTCTGCGAGACGGCACAGTGGACTACGGCGAGAAAGGCGACCAGCGGCGCAACGAGAAGAACCGCATCTGGAACCTGGATCCTTACCTGCAAACCTCCTGGCAACTGACGCCGCACTGGACGCTGGACGCCGGCCTGCGCTACAGCACGGTCAGCTTCGACTCGACCGACTACTACATCACGCCGCGCAACGGCGACGACAGCGGCAGCAAACGCTACCACCAGTGGCTGCCGATGGGCTCGCTCAACTACAAGATCAATCCGGCGTGGAACGTTTATCTCTCCGCCGGCCGCGGCTTTGAAACCCCCACCATCAACGAGCTCTCCTACCGTCCCGACGGCCAGTCAGGCCTCAACATCGGCCTACAGCCTTCCACCAGCGATACCGTCGAACTGGGCAGCAAACTGCGCCTCGGCAACGGCCTGGTGAGCGCGGCCCTGTTCCAGACCGATACCGATAACGAGCTGGTGGTAGCGGAAAGCAGCGGCGGACGCACCAGCTATGCCAACGCCGGCAAAACCCGGCGGCGCGGCCTGGAGCTGGCGCTGGATCAAGAGTTTGCGCTGGACTGGCGCCTGCATATGGCCTGGACGCTGCTGGACGCCACCTACCGCAGCGATATGTGCGGCAAAGCCGTTTGTACCCCGGCCCAGACCATTCCCGCCGGCAATCGCCTGCCGGGCATCGCGCGCAACATGGGCTACGCTTCGCTGGCCTTTGCGCCGCCGGAAGGCTGGCACGCCGGCGCGGAGCTGCGCTACATGAGCGACATTCAGGCCAACGACGCCAACAGCGCGCAGGCCCCCTCTTACACCGTGGCCGGCGTAAACGCCGGCTATCGCTTTACCTGGAACCGCTGGGCGCTGGACGTGTTCAGCCGGGTAGATAACGTGTTCGATCGCCGTTACGTCGGTTCGGTGATCGTCAACGAAGGCAACGGCCGCTATTTCGAGCCGGCGCCGGGTCGCAACTGGGGTGGCGGCGCCACCTTGTCTTACCGCTTTGAATAA
- a CDS encoding glucose/quinate/shikimate family membrane-bound PQQ-dependent dehydrogenase encodes MQNKASLSPLIVITALFAALSGLYLLGGGIWLAKLGGSLYYIIAGLVLLATSWLLFRRRATALLLYAVFLLGTTVWALWEVGPDFWALTPRLDVTFFFGLWLVLPFIYRKLVANGKFAYGALSAALVITVIALAYAVFNDPQEINGTLDAAQVQPKDTTGADWPAYGRTQEGTRYSPLSQINDKNVGQLQEVWRFQTGDLKTANDPGEITNEVTPIKIRDTLYMCTPHQKLFALDAATGKEKWKFDPQLKYNPTFQHITCRGVSYHETAAAADAAGNAAPAMCARRIILPVNDGRLFALDAETGKPCPDFANNGELNLQSNMPYATPGHYEPTSPPVITDKVIVVAGAVTDNYSTREPSGVIRGFDVNSGKLLWAFDPGAKDPNAIPADEHHFVPNSPNSWAPAAYDAKLDIVYLPMGVATPDIWGGNRTPEMERYASGLLALNASTGKLAWFYQTVHHDLWDMDVPAQPTLADITDKSGKKVPVIYVPTKTGNIFVLNRTNGELVVPAPEKPVPQGPAKGDRLSPTQPFSELTFRPEKKLTGADMWGATIYDQLVCRVMFHSLRYEGTFTPPSEQGTLVFPGNLGMFEWGGLAVDTDREIAIANPIALPFVSKLIPRGPGNPIEPPEGDKGGSGTETGIQPQYGVPFGVTLNPFLSPFGLPCKQPAWGYISAVDLKTNDIVWKKRIGTVRDSSPLPLPFKMGMPMLGGPVTTAGNVFFIGATADNYLRAFSVTNGEKLWEARLPAGGQATPMTYEVNGKQYVLIYAGGHGSFGTKLGDYVVAYALPDQK; translated from the coding sequence ATGCAAAATAAAGCGTCACTATCGCCGCTTATCGTCATAACGGCGCTGTTTGCCGCCCTGAGCGGGCTTTATCTGCTCGGCGGCGGCATTTGGCTGGCCAAGTTGGGCGGTTCGCTGTATTACATCATCGCCGGGCTGGTGCTGCTGGCGACCTCTTGGCTGCTGTTCCGCCGCCGCGCCACCGCGCTGCTGCTGTACGCCGTGTTCCTGTTGGGCACCACCGTTTGGGCCCTGTGGGAAGTCGGCCCGGACTTCTGGGCGTTGACGCCGCGTCTGGACGTCACCTTCTTCTTCGGCCTGTGGCTGGTGCTGCCGTTTATCTACCGTAAGCTGGTGGCCAACGGCAAGTTCGCCTACGGTGCGCTGAGCGCCGCGCTGGTCATCACCGTCATTGCGCTGGCCTATGCCGTGTTCAACGATCCGCAAGAGATCAACGGCACCCTCGACGCCGCGCAGGTGCAGCCTAAAGACACCACCGGCGCCGACTGGCCGGCCTATGGCCGCACCCAAGAAGGCACCCGTTACTCGCCGCTGAGCCAGATCAACGACAAAAACGTTGGCCAACTGCAAGAGGTTTGGCGTTTCCAGACCGGCGATCTGAAGACCGCCAACGATCCGGGTGAGATCACCAACGAAGTCACGCCGATCAAGATCCGCGATACCCTTTACATGTGTACGCCGCACCAGAAGCTGTTTGCGCTGGATGCCGCCACCGGTAAAGAAAAATGGAAGTTTGATCCGCAGCTGAAGTACAACCCGACCTTCCAGCACATCACCTGCCGTGGCGTGTCTTACCACGAAACCGCTGCCGCCGCAGACGCTGCCGGCAACGCCGCACCGGCGATGTGCGCACGCCGTATCATTCTGCCGGTCAACGACGGCCGCCTGTTCGCGCTGGACGCCGAAACCGGCAAACCGTGCCCGGACTTCGCCAACAACGGCGAACTGAACCTGCAGAGCAACATGCCGTATGCGACGCCGGGCCACTACGAGCCGACTTCGCCGCCGGTGATCACCGATAAAGTGATCGTCGTCGCCGGCGCCGTGACCGACAACTACTCCACCCGCGAGCCTTCCGGCGTGATCCGCGGCTTCGACGTCAACAGCGGCAAGCTGCTGTGGGCCTTCGATCCGGGCGCGAAAGATCCGAACGCCATCCCGGCGGACGAGCATCACTTCGTGCCGAACTCGCCGAACTCCTGGGCACCGGCCGCTTATGACGCCAAGCTGGATATCGTCTATCTGCCGATGGGCGTCGCCACGCCGGACATCTGGGGCGGCAACCGCACCCCGGAAATGGAGCGCTACGCCAGCGGCCTGTTGGCGCTGAACGCCTCCACCGGCAAGCTGGCCTGGTTCTATCAGACGGTCCACCATGACCTGTGGGACATGGACGTGCCGGCGCAGCCGACCCTGGCGGACATTACCGACAAGAGCGGTAAAAAAGTGCCGGTCATCTATGTGCCGACCAAAACCGGCAACATCTTCGTGCTGAACCGCACCAACGGCGAACTGGTGGTGCCGGCGCCGGAGAAACCGGTACCGCAGGGGCCGGCCAAAGGCGATCGCCTGTCACCGACCCAGCCGTTCTCCGAGCTGACCTTCCGCCCTGAGAAGAAACTGACCGGTGCAGACATGTGGGGCGCGACCATCTATGACCAGCTGGTCTGCCGCGTGATGTTCCACAGCCTGCGTTATGAAGGCACCTTCACCCCGCCTTCCGAGCAGGGCACGCTGGTGTTCCCGGGTAACCTCGGCATGTTCGAGTGGGGCGGCCTGGCCGTCGATACCGATCGCGAAATCGCCATCGCCAACCCAATCGCGCTGCCGTTCGTCTCCAAACTGATCCCACGCGGCCCAGGCAACCCGATTGAGCCGCCGGAAGGCGACAAGGGCGGCAGCGGTACCGAAACCGGTATCCAGCCGCAGTATGGCGTGCCGTTCGGCGTCACGCTGAATCCGTTCCTGTCACCGTTCGGCCTGCCGTGCAAACAGCCGGCCTGGGGTTACATTTCCGCCGTTGATCTGAAAACCAACGACATCGTGTGGAAAAAACGCATCGGCACCGTGCGCGACAGCTCCCCGCTGCCACTGCCGTTCAAAATGGGCATGCCGATGCTGGGCGGCCCGGTGACCACCGCCGGTAACGTGTTCTTCATCGGCGCCACCGCAGACAACTACCTGCGCGCCTTCAGCGTGACCAACGGTGAGAAACTGTGGGAAGCGCGCTTGCCGGCCGGCGGCCAGGCGACGCCGATGACCTATGAGGTCAACGGTAAGCAGTACGTCCTGATCTACGCCGGCGGCCACGGTTCCTTCGGCACCAAGCTGGGCGACTATGTGGTCGCTTACGCGCTGCCCGATCAGAAGTAA
- a CDS encoding helix-turn-helix transcriptional regulator codes for MESTITLAFIDNDRFFIEGLQRLLLAYFSRRGMRVQLLDAAQAHRADMVFQSVERDWQARFCLRSVSGCRPINFALREPGDIRWRDKPRCISETGVIFRNDSPDSVVRQLDLALAARAQSGAAHRCHWCERQRITRREQDVMRYLACELPQTTIARNLHLSVKTVSNHKQAAMRKLGFKRNADLYHWLRMGGLKTVERPRG; via the coding sequence ATGGAAAGCACCATCACTCTGGCGTTTATCGATAATGACCGTTTCTTTATTGAAGGATTGCAGCGGCTGCTGCTGGCGTATTTCTCGCGCCGTGGCATGCGGGTTCAGCTGCTGGACGCCGCACAGGCGCATCGGGCGGATATGGTGTTCCAGTCCGTGGAGCGAGACTGGCAGGCGCGTTTCTGCCTGCGTTCAGTGAGCGGCTGCCGACCGATCAACTTTGCGCTGCGTGAGCCGGGCGATATTCGCTGGCGCGATAAGCCGCGCTGCATCAGCGAAACGGGGGTGATCTTCCGCAATGACTCGCCGGACAGCGTAGTCAGACAGCTGGACCTGGCGCTGGCGGCACGGGCGCAAAGTGGGGCAGCGCACCGCTGCCATTGGTGCGAACGGCAGCGCATTACCCGCCGTGAGCAGGACGTGATGCGCTATCTGGCCTGTGAATTACCGCAGACCACCATTGCGCGCAACCTGCACCTGAGCGTGAAAACCGTCAGCAACCACAAACAGGCGGCGATGAGAAAACTGGGTTTCAAACGCAACGCGGATCTCTACCACTGGCTGCGAATGGGCGGGTTGAAAACCGTAGAGCGGCCGCGAGGGTGA
- a CDS encoding adhesin codes for MQRVHFRWMYLLFGLLPGLCSAQIYSYVTKSTGSPSNASYEFVLESWDTDDSSPNPCYQQSMCAVGINHRHTSANTGGSTAVTPSTSIVGSGRYPQITQLRTMGELSRFYQNIYPLPIVGATSHVGDAITQECVGLFYTTSSSSVVQGASARLMPSSVCGIAPPPVGVCGIDEQQLDLNHGVLPDTELVGNTARGSLRVVCSQKMNIVMYIRVGSNGRLDLGNSGVYSTLRINGALGNLGYQFTSDTRGVTVPITSTLGVTGTVKAGDYSGQSVAILALP; via the coding sequence ATGCAGCGTGTTCACTTCAGATGGATGTACTTACTGTTTGGCCTGCTGCCGGGGCTGTGCTCGGCGCAAATATACTCGTACGTGACCAAGAGCACCGGCTCCCCCAGCAACGCGTCCTATGAATTTGTGCTCGAAAGCTGGGATACGGACGATTCGTCGCCCAATCCCTGTTACCAGCAAAGTATGTGCGCGGTGGGGATCAACCACCGCCACACCAGTGCCAATACCGGCGGCAGTACGGCGGTGACACCGTCGACCTCTATCGTCGGCTCAGGGCGCTACCCACAGATCACCCAATTGAGGACGATGGGCGAACTCAGCCGCTTCTACCAAAACATCTATCCGTTGCCGATTGTCGGCGCGACTTCTCATGTGGGGGACGCTATCACTCAGGAGTGTGTCGGGCTGTTTTATACCACCAGTTCCTCTTCCGTTGTTCAGGGGGCCAGTGCGAGATTGATGCCGAGCAGCGTTTGCGGCATCGCGCCACCGCCGGTCGGGGTGTGCGGCATCGATGAGCAACAGCTCGATCTGAACCACGGGGTGTTGCCGGATACCGAACTGGTGGGCAACACGGCGCGTGGCAGCCTGCGCGTGGTTTGCTCGCAGAAGATGAACATCGTCATGTATATCCGTGTCGGCAGCAATGGCCGCCTGGATCTGGGGAACTCCGGCGTTTACAGCACGCTGCGCATCAATGGCGCTCTGGGCAACCTGGGTTACCAGTTCACTTCTGATACACGCGGCGTCACGGTGCCGATCACTTCCACGCTCGGCGTGACCGGAACGGTCAAGGCCGGCGATTACTCGGGGCAATCGGTCGCCATTCTGGCGCTGCCGTAG
- a CDS encoding fimbrial protein, with protein sequence MKTIQARRRPGGHGAIGLLLLTLGVNGAAHAVDNLRMHGALVAEPCVIQPGDEDIELDFGTLVDKYLYLNQRTQGQPFELRLTECDLSLGKTVSITFKGTENAQLPGLLALAASSQARGIAIGMETPQGQPLPLNSAGGKYPLQNGSTVIGVQAYVRGEPEAIAKRAIGRGAFSAIATFSLDYQ encoded by the coding sequence GTGAAGACAATACAAGCCCGCCGCCGGCCAGGCGGCCACGGAGCCATCGGTCTGCTGTTGCTGACGCTGGGCGTGAACGGCGCGGCGCACGCGGTGGACAACCTGCGCATGCACGGAGCGCTGGTGGCGGAGCCTTGCGTCATCCAGCCGGGCGACGAAGACATCGAGCTGGATTTCGGCACGCTGGTCGACAAATACCTGTACCTGAACCAGCGCACGCAGGGGCAACCGTTCGAGCTGCGGCTGACGGAGTGCGATCTCAGCCTGGGCAAGACGGTCTCGATCACCTTCAAAGGCACGGAGAATGCGCAGCTGCCGGGGCTTCTGGCACTGGCGGCGAGCAGCCAGGCGCGCGGGATCGCCATCGGCATGGAGACGCCGCAGGGGCAGCCGTTACCGCTCAACAGCGCCGGCGGCAAGTACCCGTTGCAGAACGGCAGCACGGTTATCGGCGTACAGGCTTATGTGCGCGGCGAACCGGAAGCGATCGCGAAGCGAGCTATCGGTCGCGGCGCTTTCAGCGCCATTGCGACTTTCAGTCTGGATTACCAATGA
- a CDS encoding fimbrial protein, whose translation MKQRFTASVLLCAAMACPFAWAEKTVDMQFRGTLIAPPPCTLNDDGIIDVDFGDRVGINKVDGVNYRQTIGYRIRCEPGIGKWDMLLSLTGTAATFDEAAVQTNRRALGIRIYQNAQPFKVGSALPVDPAKPPVLEAVPVGKPGEALTEGAFEAAATLRADYQ comes from the coding sequence ATGAAACAACGTTTTACGGCGAGCGTGCTGCTGTGCGCCGCGATGGCGTGCCCTTTCGCCTGGGCGGAAAAAACGGTCGACATGCAGTTTCGCGGCACGCTGATCGCGCCGCCGCCCTGCACCCTTAACGACGACGGGATCATCGACGTGGACTTCGGCGATCGCGTCGGCATCAACAAGGTTGATGGCGTGAACTACCGACAAACCATCGGCTACCGCATTCGCTGCGAACCGGGGATCGGCAAATGGGACATGTTGCTGAGCCTGACCGGCACCGCCGCGACGTTCGACGAAGCGGCGGTGCAAACCAATCGGCGCGCTCTGGGGATCCGCATTTACCAGAACGCCCAACCGTTCAAAGTGGGCAGCGCACTGCCCGTCGATCCCGCCAAACCGCCGGTGCTGGAAGCGGTGCCGGTCGGCAAACCGGGCGAAGCTTTGACGGAAGGCGCATTCGAGGCCGCGGCGACGCTGCGGGCCGACTACCAATGA
- a CDS encoding fimbrial protein, translating to MAQKITRCRAAFWLAGILALGQLPAQATTVNVRVTVLSPPCIINGGRPIEVDFGDEVMTTRIDGANYRRAVNYTLTCSGQSSNGLKLQVQGAASGFDGQLLRTSKDGLGIALLNGGRRWPVNQWLSFTYPAAPTLEAVPVKSASARLTAGEFTAGATMKVDYQ from the coding sequence ATGGCACAGAAGATAACGCGTTGCCGGGCAGCGTTCTGGCTGGCGGGGATACTGGCGCTGGGCCAACTGCCGGCGCAGGCGACCACGGTGAACGTGCGGGTCACCGTGCTTTCGCCCCCCTGCATCATCAACGGCGGGCGCCCGATTGAGGTGGACTTTGGCGATGAGGTGATGACCACCCGCATCGACGGCGCCAATTATCGGCGGGCGGTGAATTACACGCTGACGTGCAGCGGGCAGAGCAGCAACGGGCTCAAGCTGCAGGTGCAGGGGGCGGCGAGCGGTTTCGACGGCCAGCTGCTGCGCACCAGCAAGGACGGGCTAGGTATTGCGCTGCTGAACGGCGGCCGCCGCTGGCCGGTCAATCAATGGCTGAGCTTTACCTATCCGGCCGCGCCGACGCTTGAGGCGGTGCCGGTGAAATCGGCTTCCGCCAGGCTGACGGCGGGCGAGTTCACCGCCGGCGCCACCATGAAGGTGGATTACCAGTAA
- a CDS encoding fimbrial protein: protein MKRERKKIGAGALLLALSLGVIAMPPAQADEVDNWQVEGANGVLQVYGALTESACRLEMTSARQDIWLGETGTARLRQVGDRGQPVAFELRLQDCLRTPGGQRDARTGALTWALNQPAVTVSFGSTADSDNPQLVKAQGTSGLGLRLLDGRGRDVRLGSRGQPLLLTPGQDALSYSVTPERTAAPLMAGAYRATVDFRLSYD from the coding sequence ATGAAACGAGAACGGAAAAAAATCGGCGCAGGCGCGTTGCTGCTGGCGCTCAGTCTGGGCGTGATAGCGATGCCGCCAGCGCAGGCCGACGAGGTGGACAACTGGCAGGTAGAGGGCGCCAATGGCGTGCTGCAGGTGTATGGCGCGCTGACGGAGAGCGCCTGCCGGTTGGAGATGACCAGCGCGCGGCAGGACATCTGGCTGGGTGAGACCGGCACCGCACGGTTGCGGCAGGTCGGCGATCGCGGGCAGCCGGTGGCGTTCGAGCTGCGCTTGCAGGATTGTCTGCGCACCCCGGGCGGCCAGCGTGATGCGCGCACCGGCGCGTTGACCTGGGCGCTGAATCAGCCGGCGGTGACGGTCAGCTTCGGCTCGACGGCGGACAGCGACAACCCGCAGCTGGTGAAAGCGCAGGGTACCTCCGGGCTGGGGCTGCGCCTGCTGGACGGCCGCGGCCGCGACGTTCGTCTGGGCAGCCGCGGGCAACCGCTGCTGTTGACGCCGGGGCAAGATGCATTGAGCTACAGCGTGACGCCGGAGCGAACCGCGGCGCCGCTGATGGCCGGCGCGTATCGGGCGACGGTGGATTTTAGGCTGAGTTATGACTGA
- a CDS encoding fimbria/pilus periplasmic chaperone: MQTFSLKTTAALVLLGATVSQHAQAAIALDRTRVIFDGGQNSVSLNLSNQNKQLPYLAQGWLEDEQGNKIQSPLVVLPPVQRIEPGKPSQIKIQALPAAKQLPQDRETLYYFNLREIPPKSNKPNTLQIALQTRIKLFYRPAAIVPSRTDMATPWQEQLTLTRQGERYQVNNPTPYYITIVDAGSKKGGEGVKGFEPFMIAPKSQASLTVGAAALGGSPVLTYINDYGGRPQLIFNCSGTSCKVVPEKRTAS, encoded by the coding sequence ATGCAAACTTTTTCTCTGAAAACCACGGCGGCGCTCGTGCTGCTGGGCGCCACGGTGTCGCAGCACGCGCAGGCGGCGATCGCGCTCGACCGCACCCGGGTGATCTTCGACGGCGGCCAGAACTCGGTCAGCCTCAATCTCAGCAACCAGAACAAACAGCTGCCGTACCTGGCGCAGGGCTGGCTGGAGGACGAGCAGGGCAACAAGATCCAGAGCCCGCTGGTGGTGTTGCCGCCGGTGCAGCGCATCGAGCCGGGCAAACCGAGCCAGATCAAGATCCAGGCGCTGCCGGCGGCCAAACAGCTGCCGCAGGACCGCGAGACGCTGTACTACTTCAACCTGCGCGAGATCCCGCCGAAGAGCAACAAGCCCAATACGCTGCAGATCGCGCTGCAGACGCGCATCAAGCTGTTCTACCGCCCGGCGGCTATCGTGCCGAGCCGTACCGACATGGCGACGCCGTGGCAGGAGCAGTTGACGCTGACACGGCAAGGAGAGCGCTACCAGGTCAATAACCCGACGCCGTACTACATCACCATCGTCGATGCGGGCAGCAAAAAGGGCGGCGAGGGCGTGAAGGGGTTTGAGCCTTTCATGATCGCGCCGAAAAGCCAGGCGAGCCTGACCGTCGGCGCTGCGGCGCTGGGCGGCAGCCCGGTGCTGACCTACATCAACGATTACGGCGGCCGGCCGCAGCTGATCTTCAACTGCAGCGGCACGAGCTGCAAGGTGGTGCCGGAGAAACGGACGGCTTCATAA